TTTTGGAATCCCCTCGTACATGAACGCTTTGGAACCCCTTTGGGGCCAAGGGCAGTTCAAGGCCGTACACGGTGTTGGATATGAAAACCAGAGTTTGTCCCACTTTACTGGTTCCGATATCTATGCCAATACGGATTTGACCACTACCGGATTTAGTGGTTTGAATACGGGTTGGATGGGAAGGTATTTTGAGAATATCTATCCCGACTATCTGATCAATCCACCGGAAGCCCCAGCGGCCATTCAAATTGGAAACATTGCCAATTTGGTTTTCCAGGGCGATGAGACCAATTATGCCTTCGTTACCAATAATATCGATCAATTGGAGGAAATTGCGGAAACCGGATTCTTCTACGATATCGCCACTGCGCCTTTTGACAATTGTATGTATGGCGACCAATTGCGGTTCTTAAGGGGGGTAGCGAACACGACCTACGAATATGCCGGTAAAATCCATGAGGCCTATGAGCGGGGACAAAACCAAGTGGAATACCAGGACAATGGTTTTGCCAGACAGCTGGCCTTGTTGGCCCGACTTATTAAAGGGAACCTTGGAACCAAGGTATATATGATTTCCATGGGTGGTTTTGATACCCACGGAAACCAGCCTTTGGCCCATGAACGCCTCATGTCCACATTGTCCATTGCCGTAAATAACTTCTATGAGGATTTGGCATTTACGGAACAGGATAATAAGGTGATGAGCATGACGTTTTCCGAGTTCGGGCGTCGAATTTTTGAAAATGGATCCAATGGCACCGACCATGGAAAAGCGGCCCCAACATTATTCTTTGGATCCGGCCTTGACGGAAGTGCTTTTGTAGGTGACCATCCATCCCTGGATCAGCCCAACGGCCGCGGTAACCTGGAATATACCATGGATTTTAGGAATCTCTATGGAACCGTATTGGCTGAATGGCTTTGTGTGCCAAGAGCGGCAGTGGAACAGCACCTACTTGGCTATCAATATCAAGCCATTGACCTTGGTTTCAATTGTAGTGGTGAAACCTTTGATGAAATTGCCATGGACAACGATCCACCCACCTTACCGGACACTCCCCCAAGGGACGACGAAGAAGGTATCGCCAGCGAGGACCAACGTTCCCAGGTGGTTCATAGACCTTACTATCCAACGGATAACAACCCCCATATCTATTTGGAAATGCCCTTTAGCGCCCATGTGGATATTCAACTGTACAATATCCTCGGACAAAATGTAGGAACCGTTTACAATGAAATGGTTCTGGAAGGTGCTGCGGAAATCAATATCCGTGAACGGGTACGGGGAAGTCTTTCCACTGGCAAATACATTTATCAAATTAACGTTGCGGACCAGAAAATGAGTAAATCCGTAATGATCATGTAGGGAAAATCATTTTTTTTCCAGAATCCCTCGACTGCGTAGTCCCCCACCCCAATTTGGATGCGCAGTTCGAGGGTTTCCTTTTTTGGGCCACGCCAATTTACAGTGGTAAAATCGCTATTTTTGCGGCTTAAATTGGTCCATATGTCCCTAGACAATCCTTCTAGAATTACCATAACGGCTGCATTGCCCTACACCAATGGCCCCATACATATCGGTCACTTGGCAGGGGTGTATGTGCCCGCAGATATCTATGCCCGTTACCAAAGGCTTCAGGGGAAGGATGTGGCCTTTATTTGTGGAAGTGACGAACATGGGGTGGCCATCCCTATGAAGGCCAAAAAGGAAGGGGTTTCACCAAAGGAGATCATTGATAAATACCACGCCATCATCCAAAAATCCTTTGCGGAATTCGGAATTTCCTTTGATAACTATTCCAGAACTTCGGCCCAGGTGCATCATGAAACCGCATCGGACTTCTTTAAAAAATTGTACGACCAAGGGGATTTTATAGAGGAGGTCACTGAACAATTGTACGATGAAGAGGCAAACCAGTTTTTGGCAGACCGTTTTGTGACCGGTACCTGCCCCCGTTGCGGATATGAAGAGGCCTATGGCGATCAATGCGAGAATTGCGGTTCTTCCTTAAATGCAACGGACCTGATCCATCCCAAGTCCACGCTGTCAGGAGCCGTTCCCACCTTAAAGCACACCAAACATTGGTTTTTACCTTTGGACAGGTATGAAAGCTTTCTAAAGGAATGGATTTTGGAAGGCCATAAATCGGATTGGAAACCCAACGTTTATGGCCAATGCAAATCCTGGATCGATGACGGCCTAAAACCCCGGGCGGTAACCCGCGATCTGGATTGGGGAATCCCGGTGCCGGTGGAAGGAGGCGAAGGCAAAGTGCTGTATGTCTGGTTTGACGCCCCTATCGGTTATATTTCCTCCACCAAGGAGTGGGCCAAAAGAAAAGGCACGGATTGGGAGCCCTACTGGAAGGACAAAAACACCAAATTGCTGCACTTTATCGGTAAGGACAACATTGTATTCCATTGCATTATTTTCCCCAGTATGTTAAAGGCCTACGGGGATTATGTGCTTCCGGAAAACGTGCCCGCGAATGAATTCTTGAACCTGGAGGGAAACAAATTGTCCACTTCCAAAAATTGGGCGGTATGGTTACATGAATATTTGGAGGAATTTCCCAATATGCAGGATGTACTGCGGTACACTTTAACCGCAAATGCACCTGAAACCAAGGACAATGATTTTACCTGGAAGGATTTCCAGGCCAGGAACAACAACGAATTGGTGGCCATCTTTGGAAATTTTATCAATCGGGTGGTGGTATTGACCCATAAGTATTATGAGGGTATTGTTCCAGAAACTTCGGAGTTCAACGAGGTGGACCAACAAACGCTGGCATTACTTCAGGGTTTTCCATCAAAGCTTGGGGATTCACTGGAGCGCTACCGTTTTCGGGAGGCCAGTCAGGAATTATTGAATCTCGCCCGTTTAGGGAATAAGTACCTGGCCGATGAGGAACCTTGGAAATTGGTGAAGACCGATGAAGGGCGCACCAGGACCGTAATGTACGTTGCGCTCCAAATTGCCGCAGGACTGGCAGTGTTAAGCGAACCTTTTTTGCCCTTTACTTCCACTAAATTGAAAGAAATCCTCAGCATAACGGAAAATCGCATTGAGAACGGTTGGAGTGCCATTTCGGAAAACGAAACCTTACTCCCGTCCGGTCACAGAATCGGAAAGAGTGAACTGCTTTTTAGAAAGATAGAGGATACCGAGATTGAAGCCCAGTTGGCCAAGCTGGAAGCTACCAAACTGTCCAACGCTTCGACTACCCTCAGCACAGGTACTTCCGATGGTGCTGATGGGAATCCATTAACTCCTCAAAAAGAGACCGTTGTTTATGACGATTTTGCGAAAATGGACATGCGCGTAGGGACCATCCTGGAAGCCGCGAAAATACCCAAAGCCGATAAACTACTGGTATTAAAGGTGGATACGGGATTGGATGTACGAACCATTGTTTCCGGTATAGCCGAAAGCTTTGCCCCAGAGGAAATCATAGGCAAACAGGTGACCGTATTGGTGAATCTTGCCCCAAGAAAGCTCCGTGGCGTGGAGAGCCAGGGAATGATCCTAATGACTGAAAATTCCGAAGGTAAATTGGTTTTTGTAAATCCGGATGAAGATA
The sequence above is a segment of the Muricauda sp. SCSIO 64092 genome. Coding sequences within it:
- the metG gene encoding methionine--tRNA ligase; protein product: MSLDNPSRITITAALPYTNGPIHIGHLAGVYVPADIYARYQRLQGKDVAFICGSDEHGVAIPMKAKKEGVSPKEIIDKYHAIIQKSFAEFGISFDNYSRTSAQVHHETASDFFKKLYDQGDFIEEVTEQLYDEEANQFLADRFVTGTCPRCGYEEAYGDQCENCGSSLNATDLIHPKSTLSGAVPTLKHTKHWFLPLDRYESFLKEWILEGHKSDWKPNVYGQCKSWIDDGLKPRAVTRDLDWGIPVPVEGGEGKVLYVWFDAPIGYISSTKEWAKRKGTDWEPYWKDKNTKLLHFIGKDNIVFHCIIFPSMLKAYGDYVLPENVPANEFLNLEGNKLSTSKNWAVWLHEYLEEFPNMQDVLRYTLTANAPETKDNDFTWKDFQARNNNELVAIFGNFINRVVVLTHKYYEGIVPETSEFNEVDQQTLALLQGFPSKLGDSLERYRFREASQELLNLARLGNKYLADEEPWKLVKTDEGRTRTVMYVALQIAAGLAVLSEPFLPFTSTKLKEILSITENRIENGWSAISENETLLPSGHRIGKSELLFRKIEDTEIEAQLAKLEATKLSNASTTLSTGTSDGADGNPLTPQKETVVYDDFAKMDMRVGTILEAAKIPKADKLLVLKVDTGLDVRTIVSGIAESFAPEEIIGKQVTVLVNLAPRKLRGVESQGMILMTENSEGKLVFVNPDEDKVGNGEGIN
- a CDS encoding DUF1501 domain-containing protein; this encodes MCDTHHTHDNSPYKGLEHEGHDQEHKNWSRRSFMQALGIAGSGSMFLGSNLLSASGPSPLMSAINQAQTDNILVLIRLNGGNDGLSTVIPIQQYDTYANQRPNIYIPESKVLKLTDDFGIPSYMNALEPLWGQGQFKAVHGVGYENQSLSHFTGSDIYANTDLTTTGFSGLNTGWMGRYFENIYPDYLINPPEAPAAIQIGNIANLVFQGDETNYAFVTNNIDQLEEIAETGFFYDIATAPFDNCMYGDQLRFLRGVANTTYEYAGKIHEAYERGQNQVEYQDNGFARQLALLARLIKGNLGTKVYMISMGGFDTHGNQPLAHERLMSTLSIAVNNFYEDLAFTEQDNKVMSMTFSEFGRRIFENGSNGTDHGKAAPTLFFGSGLDGSAFVGDHPSLDQPNGRGNLEYTMDFRNLYGTVLAEWLCVPRAAVEQHLLGYQYQAIDLGFNCSGETFDEIAMDNDPPTLPDTPPRDDEEGIASEDQRSQVVHRPYYPTDNNPHIYLEMPFSAHVDIQLYNILGQNVGTVYNEMVLEGAAEINIRERVRGSLSTGKYIYQINVADQKMSKSVMIM